GGGAATTCGGATCGTCGTCGGGAGCCGCCCGCTTCCCCCTGACGCCGCCCCTCCGCCACCCGGACGGGGAGACGTCGTGGACGGCTCGAAATCCCTTTCCTTTCTCGGGCTCTTCGCCCTCTGGTTCGGCGCGGCCGTGTCCGTGGCCGAAATCCTCACCGGCGGCCTGTTGGCCGACATCGGCCTGGAGCGCGGCCTGTGGGCCGTGGCCCTGGGCCACCTGGCGGGCATGCTGCCCTTCGCCCTGGCCGCCTGGGCGGGCTTCCGCGAACGCCTCCCGGCCATCGCCTGCACCCGCGTCTCCTTCGGCGCGCGCGGCTCCTGGATCGTCTCCCTGTTGAACGTCCTCCAACTGGTGGGCTGGACCGCCGTGATGATCCAGCAGGGCGGCCTGGCCGTGAACGCCCTGACGACCTCGATCTGGGGCCTGTCCGCGCCGATCCTGGCCCCGGTGCTCCTGGGCGGGCTCGTGGGCCTCTGGGTCTGCCTCCGGCAAAGCGGCCTGCACATCCTCAACTTGGCCGCCGTGGGACTGCTCTTCTGCCTGACCGTGGCGCTCAGCGTCGTGGTCTTCGGCTCCGCGCCGTCCTCGGCCCCGGCCGCGCCCGTCGGAAGCTTCGGCCTGGGCTTCGAGCTGTCCATCATCATGCCCCTGTCCTGGCTGCCGCTGGTGGCCGACTACACGAGCCAGGCGCGCAGCCGTCCGGCGGCCTGGCTCGCGCCCTGCCTGGGCTACTTCCTGGGCAGCTGCTGGATGTACGCCATCGGCCTGCTTGGAGCCCTGCGCACGGGCTCGGCCGATCCCTCGGGCATGATGCTGGCCGCCGGGCTCGGCGGCGTGGCCCTGGCCGTCATCATCCTGGCCACCGTGACCACCACCTTCCTGGACGTCTACTCGGCGGCCGTGTCCCTGCGGAACATCCTGCCCGGCCTGAACCGGCGAGCCGTGTCCGGGGTCGTGGCCCTGCTCGGCACGGCCCTGGCCGTGCTGGCCCCCAGCGACGCCTACATCGACTTCCTTTATCTGCTGGGCTCGGTCTTCGCCCCGGTGGCGGCCGTGTTCCTGACGGACTACTTCCTGGCCCGCGCGGACAGCCGGGGCCGGGTCGCGGACCCCCTGGCCCTGGCTTCCCTGGCCGCCGGGGTCCTGATCTACCAGCTTCTTTCCGGCCGCGACCTGCCCATCGGGCCGACGCTGGCCACCATGCTTCTCACCGCAACCCTGCACCTGGCCCTGCGGACCGCCGAGCGCGGCCTGCGCAAGGACCGCGACAACGGTCAGGCAGTCACACGAGGCGCCGCATGAACGATCCCGTCATCGTCTGGACCGACGTGGTCCGCATCCGCCGGGCCAATCCCCTGGTCCTCAACGTGACCAACAACGTGGTCACCAACATCACGGCCAACGCCCTGCTGGCCCTGGGGGCCTCCCCGGCCATGTCCCACGCCGCCGAGGACGCCAAGGAACTGGCCTGGCTGGCCCAGGCCGTGGTCCTGAACATCGGCACCCCGGCGGCGGACTACGTGGAGAGCATGTTCGCGGCCGGGGCCTCGGCCCGGGAGAAGGGCATTCCCGTGATCCTGGACCCCGTGGCCGCCGGGGCCACGGCCTACCGCCGCCGCCTCTGCCGCGATTTGCTGGAGAACGTGCGGCCGTCCGTGATCCGGGGCAACGCCTCGGAGATCATGGCCCTGGCCGGGGAAAACGCGGTCTCCAAGGGCGCGGACAGCGTGCACGGCAGCGGCGAGGCCCGCTCCGCGGCGCGCTCCCTGGCCCGCGCGCACTCCTGCGTGGTCTGCGTGAGCGGGGCCGTGGACTACGTGACCGACGGCAAGACGACCCTGGCCGTGTCCAACGGCGTGGAGCTGATGACCAAGGTGACGGGCCTGGGCTGCACGGCCACGGCCCTGATCGGGGCCTTCACGGCGGTGAACGCCGACCGCCTGACCGCCACGGCCCACGCCATGGCCGTCATGGGCCTGGCCGGAGAACTGGCCGCCCAGGGCGCGTCTGGCCCCGGCACCCTCGAAGCCCGCTTCCTGGACGCCCTCTACACCCTGGACGAGGCGGCCGTGGCCGCCGGCGCCCGCCTGGAGGCCGCATGAGGCCCGGCCCGGACTATTCGCTCTATCTCGTCACCGACCGCCCGGCTTGCCTGGGCCGCGACCTCCTGGACGTGGTGGCCCTGGCCGTGCGCGCCGGGACCGGCGTGGTCCAGGTGCGCGAGAAGTCCTGCCAGACCAGGGAGTTCGTGGAGCTGGCCCGGGCCCTCAAGGCCCTGCTCGATCCCCTGGGCCTGCCGCTGATCATCAACGACCGGGTGGACGTGGCCCTGGCCGTGGACGCGGCCGGGGTGCACGTGGGCCAGAAGGACATGGCCGCCTCGGACGCGCGCGCCCTGATCGGGCCGGACAAGCTCCTGGGCCTGTCCGTGAACACCTTCGAGGAGGCCCGCGCGGCCGAGGCACTGGACGTGGACTACCTGGGCGTGGGGCCCATCTTTCCCACCGCCACCAAGGCCGACGCCGGTCCGGTCTTCGGGGTGGACAACCTGGCCCGCCTGCGCGCGTCCACGCGGCGGCCCCTGGTGGCCATCGGCGGCATCGGCGCGGACAACGCCGAGTCCGTGGCCGCGGCCGGGGCCGACGGGCTGGCCGTTGTTTCGGCGATCTGCTCGGCCCCGGACCCCGGGGCCGCCTCGTCCCGCATCCTGGCCGCCGTCCGGCGCGGCCGCAACCGCTGAAAGGAGCATTCGATGACCGTGGTGAACGAGCGCCTGGTGAGCCGGGCGATCATTGAGCGCTGGTGCGAGAAGTTCACGAACTGCCTGGAACTGGACGTGGCCGTGGTGGGCGGCGGGCCTTCCGGCATGCTGGCGGCCTGGAAGCTGGCCGAACGCGGCTGCAAGGTGGCCCTGTTCGAGCGCAAGCTCTCCCTGGGCGGCGGCATGTGGGGCGGCGGCATGACCTACAACTTCATCGTGGTCCAGGACGCGGGCAAGCGCCTGCTGGAGGAGCTGGGCGTGCCCACCCGGCCCTACGGCGAGGGCTACCACACCGCCGACGCCGTGACCGCCACCACGACCCTGGCCTCCCGGGCCTGTCTGGCCGGAACCCAGGTCTTCAACTGCCTCTCCGTGGAGGACGTGGTCCTGCGCGAGGAGGAGGGGGTCCGGCGCGTGACCGGCCTAGTGGTCAACTCCACGCCGGTGGAGATGACCGGCCTGCACGTGGACCCGCTGGTGGTCCACTGCCGCGCGGTCATCGAGGCCACGGGCCACGCCGTGGAGGTGCTCAAGACCCTGACCCGCAAGAACGACGTGCGCCTGAACACGCCCGACGGCCGCATCGCGGGCGAGCAGTCCATGTGGGCCGACAAGGCCGAGGCGGACACCCTGGAGAACACCCGCGAGATCTTCCCCGGCGTCTGGGTGGCGGGCATGGCCGCCAACGCCAGCTTCGGCTCCTACCGCATGGGGCCGATCTTCGGCGGCATGCTCCTCTCCGGCGAGAAGGTGGCCGAAGACATCGCCGCGCGCCTCGGGGGCCATTGACAGCGGTCCGCTCCGGCGGCAGTTAGAGGGGCGGGGAGTCCGGCTGTCGGGCCCCGCCCTTTTTCATGGAGGTTGTCCATGCGCCGCGCCCTCGGCGTCCTGTTGCTCGCCGCCGCCCTGTTCACGCCCGTCCCGGCCTTCGCCCAGCAGGCCGCGCCCGTCCAGGTGGTGGACATGAAGACCTACACCTGCCAGGAGTTCCTGCGCGAGCAGCAACTCGGCATGGTCCTGACCCTGTTCTGGCTCGACGGCTACGCCAGCGCCAAGTCCGGGGGAAGCATGGTCATTGATTCCGCGGTCCTGGACCGCTACGGCGCGATCATGGTCCGCCAGTGCTCCAAGACGCCCTCGGCCAAGGTGTTCGATGTCTTCCGCGCCTCCGTCCGGCCCTGATCCGGCGGTCGATCCCGCATCCCTGGCCCTGCATCCGTTCATCCGCGACCTGGTGGACCGGCTGTTGGCCGCGAGCCCCCTGGCCGCCTCGGGCCCGGAGGCCATGCGCCGGGCCAACGACCCCGTGGCCCGCGCCCTGTTCGGCCAGGCCCGGCCCGTGGAGCGGGTGGAGGACCGAGTCATCTCCCACGGCGGACTGTCCCTGTCCGCGCGGATTTTCATTCCGGCCTCGGCCAGGGGCGCGCTCGTCTATCTCCACGGCGGGGGCTACGTGCTGGGCGGTCCGGAGGTCTACGACAGCCTGTGCCGCAACCTGGCCCTGGACGTCGGCTGCGCCGTGGTCTGCCCGGACTACCGCCTGGCCCCGGAACACAAGTTCCCGGCGGCCGTGGAGGATGCCTACGCCGCCCTGGCCTGGACCGCGCGCGAGTTCGGCGGACCCGTGGCCCTGGCCGGGGACAGCGCCGGAGCGACCTTGTGCCTGGCCGCCTGCCTCCTCGCGGGGGACCGGGGCGGCCCCCGGCCCGTGGGCCAGGTGCTGGCCTTCCCCTGCGCGGACATGTCCTCCTTCGGCACCGAATCCCACCGCCGCTACGGCCGGGGCCTGTTCCTGACCGTCGAGCTGCTGGCCTTCTTCCGGGACTGCTACCTGTCCGATCCGGCCCAGGCCCGTGACCCCCTGGTCTCGCCCCTGCTGGCCCCGGATCTCTCGCATCAGCCGCCCACCCGGCTCATCCTGGCCGAGCACGACCTGCTCCGGGACGAGGCCCTGGCCCTGGCGCGGCGCCTCCGGGAGGCCGGTGCGCCCTGCGAGGCCACGGTCCAGCCCGGCATGATCCACGGATTTTTCGGCATGCACGGGATCGGCCCGAAGGAGAACGGCCTGGCCGAGGCCGCCTCGTTCCTGCGCCGGGTCCTTTCCGGGGAGAATCCATGACGGACATCCGCATCGAACCCTTCGCCCCGGAGCACCAGGACGGGGTGGTGGACGTGATCCTGACCATCCAGCGCCAGGAGTTCGGCCTGCCCATCACCCTGGCGGACCAGCCGGACCTGCTGGACATCCCGGGCGTCTACCGGCGGGACAAGGGCAACTTCTGGGTCGCCCTGGCCGACGGCGAGGTGGCCGGAACCCTGGCCCTGCTGGACATCGGCGGCAACCAGGGGGCCCTGCGCAAGATGTTCGTGCGCGCGGACCGGCGCGGGCCCGTGCCGGGGCTGGCGGCGCGGCTTCTGGCCGCGCTTCTGGACTGGGGCCGGGGCAACGGCTTCCGGGAAATCTTCCTCGGCACCACCTCCAGGTACCTGGCCGCCCACCGCTTCTACGAGAAGAACGGCTTCGCCCGCCTCCCCCGCGAGGCCCTGCCGCCCGCGTTCCCGATCATGCGGGTGGACACGATCTTCTACCGCCTGGGCCTGGGGGGCTGATGGACGGACTCCGTCCCGGGGCCTCGGGCGCTTCCGAGGGCCCCTGCGCGCGCCGCGTCCTGGACAACCGGCGCATGTTCCTCTTCCTCCTGGCCCTGACCGTGGGCTCGGGCCTGGGCATGCAGGGCTGGAACGCCCTGTTCAGCAACTTCGCCGTGGAGGCGGCCGGGCTGGACGGCCTGGAGATCGGCCTGGCCCATTCCGTGCGCGAGATTCCCGGCTTCCTGGCCCTGCTGGTGATCTACGTCCTGCTGTTCGTCTCCGAGCGGCGGCTGGCGGCCCTGTCCGTGCTCACCCTGGGCCTGGGGGTGGCCGCCACCGGGCTTTTGCCGAGCTTCTGGGGCGTCATGCTGACCACCCTGGTGATGTCCTTCGGCTTCCACTACTACGAAACCGTCAACCAGTCCCTGACCCTGCAGTACTTCAGCCTGTCCGAGGCCCCGGTGGTCCTGGGGCGGCTGCGCTCGGCCGTGTCCCTGACCAACATCGGCGTGGGCGTGCTCGTCTGGTTCTGCGCCCGGACCCTCGGCTACCCCGGCATGTTCGGGCTCATCGGCGGACTGGTGGCCTGCATCGGATTCTGGGCCCTGTTCCAGGATCCCACGGATGCCGACGCCCCGCGCCAGCACCGCCGGATGGTCCTGCGGCGGCGCTACTGGCTGTTCTACACCCTGACCTTCCTGGGCGGGGCCCGGCGGCAGATCCTCCTGGCCTTCGCCACCTATCTCCTGGTGCGCAGATTCGGCTTCGACGTGAGCCGGATCGCCGCCCTGTTCATCCTGAACAACGCCATCAACGCCGTGCTCAATCGCCAGATCGGCACGTTCATCAACCGCTTCGGCGAGCGGGCCGTGCTCCGGGCGCAGTACGCCGTGGTCCTCCTCGTCTTCCTGACCTACGCCTTCTGCGACACCGCCTGGATCGTCACCGTGGTCTACGTCCTGGACCAGCTCGTGCTCAACTTCGCGGTCTGCGTGAACACCGCCTTCCAGAAGATGGCCGATCCCCGGGACATCGCTCCGTCCATGGCCGTGGGCTTCACCATGAACCACGTCGCCGCCGTGGTCATCCCGGTCTTCGGCGGTCTGCTCTGGCTCCGGGACTACCGCCTGGTCTTCCTGGGCGGGGCGATCCTGAGCGCGGTGTCCCTGGCGGTCACCTGGCTCATGCCCGGACCGGGGGCGGGAGAAAAAATGGGGCAGGTGAAAAATAGTTCTTGACTCCCCGATGGGAGGCACGTAGGGATACACCTTCCGCCTCGCCCCGGTCACGAACAGAACGGCATGTCGCCGTTCGGCCGGAGAGGCACATTCAGCCTTTTGTTTGGGAGTCTTATGAAGTCCATTTACGTTGGCAACCTGCCCTTTTCCGCCACCGAGGATCAGACCCGTGACATGTTCGCCGCTTACGGCGAGGTCACTTCCGTGAAGTTCATCATGGATCGCGAGACCGGCCGCTTCCGCGGTTTCGGCTTCGTGGAGATGGACGACGCGGGCGCCGCCGAGGCCGTCCGCGCCCTGAACGGTTCCGATTTCGGCGGCCGCACGCTCAAGGTCAACGAGGCCAAGCCTCGTGAAGAGCGCGGTCCTCGCTGGTAGAAGGGCTCGTCCCCATACCCGGTGGAAACGCAAGCCGCCCCGCCTCGCGCGGGGCGGCTTTTTTTGTTCGTCGAACGGGTCAGTTCGCCGGGTTTTCGCTGTCCGGGGCGGAACGGAAGGCCTGGAAGGCTTCCTTCAGGGCCCTGGGGCCGAGATGCTCCTTGCCCAGGAGCAGGACCGTGACGATCACGGTCGGCATGTTCTGGGTCAAGCGGAGGAGCAGGGCGGCCACGAGCGCCTGCTCCCGGCCCAGCCCGAACCAGGCGAAGGAAAAGACCATCGCGGCCTCGAAGAGCCCCAGCCCTCCCGGAGAGGAGGGGATGAGGAAACTCAGCGAGGTGGCGGCATAGATGACGAGCAGGGCGTCCAGGCCCGCGTTCAGGCCCATGACCGTGTTCGTGTTGAAGATGAACGTGGCCGTGAACGAAACCCAGGTGAGGGCGGAGAGGAGCACCAGCAGGAGCAGGAAGCGCGGGGTGGATATCTTCACGAAGTGGTCGAGCATGTCCGCGCAGACCCGCCGCAGGGACGGGAACGGCACGAGGCGCGGCAGCAGCCCGCGCGCGGCCGGGAGCAGCAGGACGGCGGCCACCGAGAGCCATATCCCGGCAAGGGTCAGGGCCAGGGGGAGCCAGACGAAGCGCTTGCCCGAGACGAGACTGGCCAGGGCGGCCAGGGCCAGGATCATGTTCAGGTCCGCGAAGCGCTCCCAGAAGATGAAGCCGAGGCTTTCCCTCATGGGGATGGAGGTGTGCCGCTTGAGGTAGAGGGCCTTGCCCAGCTCGCCGAGCCGGGCCGGGAAGATGTTGTTCAGGCCGTTGCCGAGGACGCAGGCCAGGGTGGCCTGGGTGAGCGTGGCCCTGGGACCGGTGATGGCCCGGAAGCGGACTCCCTGGATCAGGGAGAGGTACAGGCCGAGGAGCAGGGACAGGAACAAGGGCAGACCTCGGAACGCCGCCAGGGTTTCGGCCGCGCGCTGGAGGTCCAGATCCCACAGTGCGTAGATGAGACACGCTCCGGCCAGGCAGAGCCGGAGCGTGAGCGACAGCAGCCGCCGGGGCAGGGACGCTGCCGGGGACGGATTCATGGGGCCGCGGGGGAGGCCAGGGGTTCGACCCGGCACAGCCTGCGGTCGAAGATCACTTCGGCCCCAGGCGTGGAGCCGGGCGGCGCGCCGACCGGGGTCATCAGGTAGACCGCCTCGTCCAGGGGCGTCATGGTCGCGTTCGAGATGTCGTCATAGATGCGCGTGTCCGCCACGAACATGGCCGACACGCGGCCCAGGCCCCGAAGCATCGCGATGTGGACCTGGGTGGGCTTGCGGATTTTCTGCTTCTCCCCGGTGAACAGGCTGATGAACACCTGCTCCACGGCGTTCGGCTGCCAGGCCAGGTAGCGCAGGACGAAGGGACGCTTCTCGGCCAGGAGCGGGGTGAGGATTTCGGCGTCCCTGCCGATCTGCGCGATGGAGTTGGTCGGCGGGATTTTCAGCAGGGTGAAGACCGCGAAGGCCCCGAACAGCAGCACGGTGCATACCCTTGCCGCGCGGGGCTTGCCGCTCTTCAGCGAGCTGAGCCAGAGGAGCAGGGATATCAGGCCGAAGGGCGCCACGGAGCACCAGTAGCGGGACCCGATGGGATGCACGATCTGGAGTCTGGAGATGCTGGACACCATGTAGGTCATGAGGAACATGAAGATCAGGTACATGATGGACAGGGCGCGGCGGCGCTGGTCCGTGGAGCGCAGCTCGGCCGCGCAGGCGAACAGGCTCAGGAACAGGACCGCCAGGAGCCCGCGCAGCTTGGAGTAGTCCAGGATGTTCAGGATGTAGTCCTTGAACGGAAGCGTCAGGAGGGCTCCCCGTTCGTCCATGGCGTGCTTGGCCACTCCCAGCCGACCCAGGATCGATCCGGTGTCCAGCCAGAAATAGAGCCATTCGCAGCCGAAGAAGAAGCCGGAGGCGAGGCAGAAGGTGAGCACGCCCCTGAAGCTGCGCGAGGGCAGCCAGATGAGCAGGAGCAGGCCGGGGAAGAAGTAGATCGCCGTCTCTCTCGCGCCCCAGGCCAGGACGAAGGCCGCGCCCGCCAGGACGAGCAGCGCGGGCGAACCGCGCCGCAGCCACACGAGGATGAGCCAGATGGTGACGGCCAGGAGGGCGAAGATGAAGACGCTGGGCCAGAGCTGGCTGCCGGTCTGGGCCATCTGGGGAAAGAGAATGGTCAGGACGGCGGCCGCGATGCCCAGACGACGGCTGTGAAGCTCCTCGCCGATGAGGCAGACGAACACCGTTCCCAGGGATGCGGTCAGGATCGGCAGCACGTAGTAGAGCATCGGATTCGTGCCGAACAGCTTCATCAGAACCCACACGGGGACCGAGATGGTCCAGCGCATGGTCTGGTGGGTCCAGGCCGAGTAGCCGAGGCCGTCCAGGACGCGGTGGACTTCGACCCAGCGGGTGGAGTTGTCGCCCCCGATGTCTACGTATTCGGCCGTGATGATCCGCACCGCGACACTCGCGGCGAACAGGATCAGGAGCAGAAGCGGGCGGCTGAGCCCGGTTTGGCGTTGGTTCATCGTCGTGGCGGATTTCATGCGAGGATGGATGCTCCTCCGGTTGTCGCAGGGGGGCGGGCCGTCTGCGGGATCGGGCAAGGAAGGGGGGATGCCCCACCGGGTTTCAATTGGCGCGGACGATACGGCGCTCCCATGGATTTGTAAAGGCCGCCCGGGCCCGCGCGAGGCCGGGCCTTGTCTTGCCCCCCCGGGATGGGCTATACGTCGCCACAAGTCGACTGAATCCATCCCGTCCCCCATCACTCCGTAAAGGAACTCCCTTGTCCGACGGCAAGAAAAGCATAGCCCACCTTGGTTCCCGGCAACTTCTCAAACGTTGCCTGAGCTACTTCCTTCCCTTCAAGAAGCGTCTGGCCCTGGCCGTCGTCGGCATGCTCGTGGTGGCCCCCTGCGGAGCCGCCAGCGCATGGCTGGTCAAGCTGGCCGTGGACGACGTGCTCATCCGCAAGGACGTGCAGGCGCTCAAGCTCGTGACCCTGGGCATCTTCCTGCTCATGAGCCTCAAGGGCGTGTTCCGCTTCATCCAGACCTACT
The window above is part of the Desulfovibrio aminophilus genome. Proteins encoded here:
- the cytX gene encoding putative hydroxymethylpyrimidine transporter CytX; protein product: MDGSKSLSFLGLFALWFGAAVSVAEILTGGLLADIGLERGLWAVALGHLAGMLPFALAAWAGFRERLPAIACTRVSFGARGSWIVSLLNVLQLVGWTAVMIQQGGLAVNALTTSIWGLSAPILAPVLLGGLVGLWVCLRQSGLHILNLAAVGLLFCLTVALSVVVFGSAPSSAPAAPVGSFGLGFELSIIMPLSWLPLVADYTSQARSRPAAWLAPCLGYFLGSCWMYAIGLLGALRTGSADPSGMMLAAGLGGVALAVIILATVTTTFLDVYSAAVSLRNILPGLNRRAVSGVVALLGTALAVLAPSDAYIDFLYLLGSVFAPVAAVFLTDYFLARADSRGRVADPLALASLAAGVLIYQLLSGRDLPIGPTLATMLLTATLHLALRTAERGLRKDRDNGQAVTRGAA
- the thiM gene encoding hydroxyethylthiazole kinase, with product MNDPVIVWTDVVRIRRANPLVLNVTNNVVTNITANALLALGASPAMSHAAEDAKELAWLAQAVVLNIGTPAADYVESMFAAGASAREKGIPVILDPVAAGATAYRRRLCRDLLENVRPSVIRGNASEIMALAGENAVSKGADSVHGSGEARSAARSLARAHSCVVCVSGAVDYVTDGKTTLAVSNGVELMTKVTGLGCTATALIGAFTAVNADRLTATAHAMAVMGLAGELAAQGASGPGTLEARFLDALYTLDEAAVAAGARLEAA
- the thiE gene encoding thiamine phosphate synthase, with the protein product MRPGPDYSLYLVTDRPACLGRDLLDVVALAVRAGTGVVQVREKSCQTREFVELARALKALLDPLGLPLIINDRVDVALAVDAAGVHVGQKDMAASDARALIGPDKLLGLSVNTFEEARAAEALDVDYLGVGPIFPTATKADAGPVFGVDNLARLRASTRRPLVAIGGIGADNAESVAAAGADGLAVVSAICSAPDPGAASSRILAAVRRGRNR
- a CDS encoding sulfide-dependent adenosine diphosphate thiazole synthase codes for the protein MTVVNERLVSRAIIERWCEKFTNCLELDVAVVGGGPSGMLAAWKLAERGCKVALFERKLSLGGGMWGGGMTYNFIVVQDAGKRLLEELGVPTRPYGEGYHTADAVTATTTLASRACLAGTQVFNCLSVEDVVLREEEGVRRVTGLVVNSTPVEMTGLHVDPLVVHCRAVIEATGHAVEVLKTLTRKNDVRLNTPDGRIAGEQSMWADKAEADTLENTREIFPGVWVAGMAANASFGSYRMGPIFGGMLLSGEKVAEDIAARLGGH
- a CDS encoding HdeA/HdeB family chaperone; this translates as MRRALGVLLLAAALFTPVPAFAQQAAPVQVVDMKTYTCQEFLREQQLGMVLTLFWLDGYASAKSGGSMVIDSAVLDRYGAIMVRQCSKTPSAKVFDVFRASVRP
- a CDS encoding alpha/beta hydrolase yields the protein MSSAPPSGPDPAVDPASLALHPFIRDLVDRLLAASPLAASGPEAMRRANDPVARALFGQARPVERVEDRVISHGGLSLSARIFIPASARGALVYLHGGGYVLGGPEVYDSLCRNLALDVGCAVVCPDYRLAPEHKFPAAVEDAYAALAWTAREFGGPVALAGDSAGATLCLAACLLAGDRGGPRPVGQVLAFPCADMSSFGTESHRRYGRGLFLTVELLAFFRDCYLSDPAQARDPLVSPLLAPDLSHQPPTRLILAEHDLLRDEALALARRLREAGAPCEATVQPGMIHGFFGMHGIGPKENGLAEAASFLRRVLSGENP
- a CDS encoding GNAT family N-acetyltransferase, which translates into the protein MTDIRIEPFAPEHQDGVVDVILTIQRQEFGLPITLADQPDLLDIPGVYRRDKGNFWVALADGEVAGTLALLDIGGNQGALRKMFVRADRRGPVPGLAARLLAALLDWGRGNGFREIFLGTTSRYLAAHRFYEKNGFARLPREALPPAFPIMRVDTIFYRLGLGG
- a CDS encoding MFS transporter, which codes for MDGLRPGASGASEGPCARRVLDNRRMFLFLLALTVGSGLGMQGWNALFSNFAVEAAGLDGLEIGLAHSVREIPGFLALLVIYVLLFVSERRLAALSVLTLGLGVAATGLLPSFWGVMLTTLVMSFGFHYYETVNQSLTLQYFSLSEAPVVLGRLRSAVSLTNIGVGVLVWFCARTLGYPGMFGLIGGLVACIGFWALFQDPTDADAPRQHRRMVLRRRYWLFYTLTFLGGARRQILLAFATYLLVRRFGFDVSRIAALFILNNAINAVLNRQIGTFINRFGERAVLRAQYAVVLLVFLTYAFCDTAWIVTVVYVLDQLVLNFAVCVNTAFQKMADPRDIAPSMAVGFTMNHVAAVVIPVFGGLLWLRDYRLVFLGGAILSAVSLAVTWLMPGPGAGEKMGQVKNSS
- a CDS encoding RNA-binding protein, with amino-acid sequence MKSIYVGNLPFSATEDQTRDMFAAYGEVTSVKFIMDRETGRFRGFGFVEMDDAGAAEAVRALNGSDFGGRTLKVNEAKPREERGPRW
- a CDS encoding lysylphosphatidylglycerol synthase transmembrane domain-containing protein encodes the protein MNPSPAASLPRRLLSLTLRLCLAGACLIYALWDLDLQRAAETLAAFRGLPLFLSLLLGLYLSLIQGVRFRAITGPRATLTQATLACVLGNGLNNIFPARLGELGKALYLKRHTSIPMRESLGFIFWERFADLNMILALAALASLVSGKRFVWLPLALTLAGIWLSVAAVLLLPAARGLLPRLVPFPSLRRVCADMLDHFVKISTPRFLLLLVLLSALTWVSFTATFIFNTNTVMGLNAGLDALLVIYAATSLSFLIPSSPGGLGLFEAAMVFSFAWFGLGREQALVAALLLRLTQNMPTVIVTVLLLGKEHLGPRALKEAFQAFRSAPDSENPAN
- a CDS encoding glycosyltransferase family 39 protein, yielding MKSATTMNQRQTGLSRPLLLLILFAASVAVRIITAEYVDIGGDNSTRWVEVHRVLDGLGYSAWTHQTMRWTISVPVWVLMKLFGTNPMLYYVLPILTASLGTVFVCLIGEELHSRRLGIAAAVLTILFPQMAQTGSQLWPSVFIFALLAVTIWLILVWLRRGSPALLVLAGAAFVLAWGARETAIYFFPGLLLLIWLPSRSFRGVLTFCLASGFFFGCEWLYFWLDTGSILGRLGVAKHAMDERGALLTLPFKDYILNILDYSKLRGLLAVLFLSLFACAAELRSTDQRRRALSIMYLIFMFLMTYMVSSISRLQIVHPIGSRYWCSVAPFGLISLLLWLSSLKSGKPRAARVCTVLLFGAFAVFTLLKIPPTNSIAQIGRDAEILTPLLAEKRPFVLRYLAWQPNAVEQVFISLFTGEKQKIRKPTQVHIAMLRGLGRVSAMFVADTRIYDDISNATMTPLDEAVYLMTPVGAPPGSTPGAEVIFDRRLCRVEPLASPAAP